A genomic window from Emys orbicularis isolate rEmyOrb1 chromosome 24, rEmyOrb1.hap1, whole genome shotgun sequence includes:
- the SBNO2 gene encoding protein strawberry notch homolog 2 produces MSQMQFWLKFSSLYKDSSYLDELSNNSLFSSPADSLSDIADAQDFLPADSLNHVPTIWDINTSQPNQIELFSPSRPFTGLESLEDHPPNTPLLISYQSQTPVEEDDEGDEEETEELGHTETYADYVPSKSKIGKQHPDRVVETSTLSSVPPPDITYTLSLPSSIADNGLLSALQLEAIVYACQQHEVLLPNGQRAGFLIGDGAGVGKGRTVAGIIFENYLKGRKKSLWFSVSNDLKYDAERDLKDIDAPNIPVHALNKIKYGDTATSEGVLFATYSALIGESQAGGQHRTRLKQILDWCRENFDGVIVFDECHKAKNASSTKMGKAVLDLQNKLPRARVVYASATGASEPKNMIYMSRLGIWGEGTPFRAFDEFLHAIEKRGVGAMEIVAMDMKVSGMYIARQLSFSGVTFKIEEIPLDRQYELVYNKAAQLWAEAMVVFQQAADLIGLESRKSLWGQFWSAHQRFFKYLCIAAKVRRLVELAKEDLAKDKCIVIGLQSTGEARTREVLDENDGHLNCFVSAAEGVFLSLIQKHFPSTKRKREKGTGIKRKRKQKGRCAKALKGMYDMAGVIKISDDSSTDSEVGLDSDFNSSPESLFDNDDVIIVERTCNGFAPEDRGILHLPGSQKDVHGPGVLEHVEKMKQDLLSKVKALGKELPLNTLDELINHFGGPEYVAEMTGRKGRVVSRPDGSIMYESRAEQGLSIDHVNLKEKERFMSGEKLVAIISEASSSGISLQADRRVRNQKRRVHMTLELPWSADRAIQQFGRTHRSNQVSAPEYVFLISELAGERRFASIVAKRLESLGALTHGDRRATESRDLSKYNFENKYGTRALDRVLTTILNQTKSKVPLPKYYQEREDEFFQEMKQGLISVGICCKEMKYGYVTVEKDCSITKFLNRILGLEVHKQNMLFQYFTDTFDHLIEKDKKEGKYDMGILDLAPGVDEIYEESQEVFLTPGHPQDGQVVFYEISVDRGLKWEEAYEKSLKLTGTYDGFYLSHKTRGCKYTCLLAEQGRGKNFILYKPNIGKQSQPESLESLFKKYRQVRPEEAKEHWESSYLFSFTKCNHAVWNRTCKLIQEGKECFQGMRLRRYYMLCGALLRVWSKIASIMSDITNTSYLQIVRLKTKEKKKQVGIKIPESCVHRVREELKQMDENVKQKHNHQALLAQDRSLPYSMPQHVLQQPHDLCQPVARLPLPRHSLHQDEILDLTYSPPSDSLSNLALKHESLGALHFPPEPVLQPHQQHRVPLHFSLPPVFESPAPALAGNMPLNQSPHDHVPLPHPDHLQTLPQQQLPPEDLAQQENINFKEVLEDMLRTLYVAPQDSALSQERQSVIQFTRPFEHF; encoded by the exons gATTCTTCATACCTCGATGAGCTCTCCAACAACTCCCTCTTCTCATCCCCCGCGGACTCCCTCTCCGACATTGCTGATGCTCAGGACTTCCTGCCCGCCGACAGCCTGAACCATGTGCCAACAATATGGGATATAAACACGTCGCAACCAAACCAAATAGAG CTGTTCTCTCCCAGCAGACCGTTCACAGGCTTAGAAAGTTTGGAAGACCATCCCCCAAACACCCCACTCCTCATAAGCTATCAG TCGCAGACTCCGGTGGAGGAGGATGACGAAGGTGATGAGGAAGAAACGGAGGAGTTGGGGCACACGGAGACCTATGCAGATTATGTACCGTCAAAAT CTAAGATTGGGAAGCAGCACCCGGACCGCGTGGTTGAAACAAGCACTCTCTCCAGCGTTCCCCCGCCTGACATTACCTATACCCTGTCCCTTCCGAGCTCAATTGCTGACAACGGGTTACTCTCTGCACTACAGCTGGAGGCCATTGTGTATGCCTGCCAG CAACATGAAGTTTTACTACCCAACGGGCAGCGAGCTGGGTTCCTCATtggggatggtgctggggttggAAAGGGCAGGACAGTTGCCGGGATCATCTTTGAAAATTATCTGAAGGGCAGGAAGAAATCTCTGTG GTTCAGCGTCTCCAATGATCTCAAGTATGATGCTGAAAGAGACCTGAAGGACATTGATGCCCCCAACATTCCTGTGCATGCTTTAAACAAG ATTAAATATGGTGACACAGCTACCTCAGAAGGAGTCCTATTTGCCACTTATTCTGCTCTGATTGGTGAAAGCCAGGCAGGCGGACAGCACAGGACGCGATTAAAGCAGATTTTGGACTGGTGCAGGGAGAACTTCGACGGAGTT ATTGTGTTTGATGAATGCCACAAAGCCAAAAATGCCAGCTCCACTAAAATGGGCAAAGCAGTGTTGGACCTTCAGAACAAACTGCCTCGAGCTAGGGTCGTCTATGCCAGTGCCACAG GTGCCTCTGAGCCAAAAAACATGATTTACATGAGCCGGCTAGGGATCTGGGGGGAGGGAACCCCCTTCAGAGCGTTTGATGAATTCCTCCATGCAATTGAAAAGAG GGGTGTTGGTGCAATGGAAATTGTGGCTATGGACATGAAAGTGAGCGGAATGTACATTGCCAGGCAGCTCAGTTTCTCTGGAGTCACTTTCAAGATAGAGGAAATCCCACTGGATCGGCAGTATGAGCTTGTCTACAACAAAGCAGCGCAGCTG TGGGCAGAGGCGATGGTGGTGTTCCAGCAAGCGGCTGACCTTATTGGCTTGGAGTCTCGAAAGTCCTTGTGGGGTCAGTTCTGGTCAGCTCATCAGCGCTTCTTCAAATATCTTTGCATTGCTGCTAAAGTCCGACGCCTCGTTGAGCTTGCCAAGGAGGATCTGGCAAAGGACAAG TGTATTGTCATCGGGCTCCAGTCCACTGGCGAAGCTCGCACCAGGGAGGTCTTGGACGAGAATGACGGGCACCTAAACTGTTTTGTCTCTGCTGCAGA AGGCGTCTTTCTATCACTAATTCAGAAGCACTTTCCTTCAaccaaaagaaagagagaaaaaggaacTGGCATTAAAAGAAAAC GGAAGCAGAAAGGCCGCTGTGCGAAGGCCCTGAAAGGCATGTACGACATGGCGGGCGTGATCAAGATCAGCGACGACAGCAGCACTGATTCGGAGGTGGGGCTGGACAGCGACTTCAACTCCTCCCCGGAGTCCCTGTTCGACAACGACGACGTCATCATTGTCGAACGCACCTGCAACGGCTTCGCACCTGAAGACAGAG GCATTTTGCACTTGCCAGGGTCCCAGAAGGATGTGCATGGCCCGGGAGTGCTAGAACACGTGGAGAAAATGAAACAGGACCTCCTATCAAAAGTAAAAGCACTGGGCAAAGAGCTACCTCTCAATACCTTGGATGAGCTGATTAATCACTTTGGGGGCCCGGAGTACGTGGCAGAG ATGACTGGCCGGAAAGGCCGGGTGGTGAGCAGACCTGACGGCTCCATCATGTATGAGTcccgggctgagcagggcctctCCATAGACCACGTCAACCTGAAGGAGAAGGAGCGTTTTATGAGTGGGGAAAAG CTTGTAGCAATAATCTCCGAGGCCTCCAGCTCAGGGATCTCTCTCCAAGCAGACAGGCGGGTGAGGAACCAGAAGCGCCGGGTCCACATGACACTGGAACTGCCCTGGAGTGCAGACCGAGCCATACAGCAGTTTG GTCGAACGCACCGATCGAACCAGGTCTCTGCTCCGGAGTACGTCTTCCTTATCTCTGAGCTGGCGGGGGAGAGGAGGTTCGCGTCCATCGTCGCGAAACGCTTGGAGAGCCTT GGTGCCTTAACTCACGGAGACAGAAGAGCCACTGAATCCAGAGACCTCAGCAAGTACAACTTTGAGAATAAG TACGGGACCAGAGCGCTAGACAGGGTCCTCACCACCATCCTCAACCAGACTAAGAGCAAAGTGCCTCTGCCCAAGTATTACCAGGAACGAGAGGATGAATTTTTTCAAG AAATGAAACAAGGTCTCATCTCGGTCGGGATCTGCTGCAAGGAGATGAAATACGGCTACGTAACGGTGGAGAAGG ACTGCTCCATAACCAAGTTCCTGAATCGCATCCTGGGCCTGGAGGTGCACAAGCAGAACATGCTCTTCCAGTACTTCACCGACACCTTCGACCACCTGATTGAGAAGGACAAGAAGGAGGGCAAATACGACATGGGCATCTTAG ACTTAGCCCCCGGCGTGGATGAGATTTACGAGGAGAGCCAGGAGGTTTTCCTGACCCCAGGGCATCCCCAGGACGGGCAGGTGGTTTTCTATGAG ATCAGCGTCGACAGAGGCCTGAAGTGGGAGGAGGCCTACGAGAAATCGCTCAAACTGACAGGCACCTACGACGGCTTCTACCTCTCCCACAAG ACGCGAGGCTGTAAATACACCTGCCTGCTGGCGGAGCAGGGCCGCGGGAAGAACTTCATCCTCTACAAGCCCAACATCGGCAAGCAGAGCCAGCCCGAAAGCCTCGAAAGCCTCTTTAAGAAGTACCGCCAG GTGCGGCCCGAGGAAGCCAAGGAACACTGGGAGAGCAGCTACCTCTTCTCCTTCACAAAGTGTAACCACGCCGTCTG GAACAGAACCTGCAAACTAATCCAAGAGGGAAAGGAGTGTTTCCAGGGCATGCGCCTGCGCCGTTACTACATGCTGTGCGGCGCGCTGCTACGGGTCTGGAGCAAGATCGCCAGCATCATGTCGGACATCACCAACACCAGCTACCTGCAGATCGTCCGCCTCAAGACcaaggagaagaaaaaacaagTTG GGATAAAGATCCCCGAGAGCTGCGTCCATAGGGTGCGGGAGGAGCTGAAGCAGATGGACGAGAATGTAAAGCAGAAGCATAACCACCAGGCCCTTCTGGCCCAGGACCGGAGCCTGCCGTACTCCATGCCACAGCATGTCCTGCAGCAGCCCCATGACCTCTGCCAGCCTGTGGCCAGGCTCCCCCTGCCCAGACACTCCCTGCACCAGGACGAGATCCTGGACTTGACCTACAGTCCTCCCAGCGACAGCCTCTCCAACCTGGCCTTGAAGCACGAATCCCTGGGCGCTTTACACTTCCCACCGGAGCCTGTTCTCCAGCCACACCAGCAGCACAGGGTGCCCTTGCATTTCAGCCTCCCTCCTGTCTTCGAGAGCCCGGCCCCAGCTCTGGCGGGGAACATGCCTCTCAACCAGTCCCCACACGACCACGTGCCTCTCCCCCATCCCGACCACCTGCAGACGCTGccgcagcagcagctgccgcccGAAGACTTAGCCCAGCAGGAGAACATCAATTTCAAGGAGGTGCTGGAAGACATGCTGA